In Sphingobium sp. B2D3C, a genomic segment contains:
- a CDS encoding phosphatase PAP2 family protein: MRRLPTPGVALSFALSLALLVAAIGFLQPTGLFASIDERLMGLAGKLHGVRGAGLVTHGAVALDRLGAVGGRTLIVLAVGLVFIKLGHPERLIPLLVAGVGTALVIGVVKLGFNAPRPMMLSPDMLPSLVETVGTSFPSGHAAGAMALYGAIALLARSRVVTGICAAMILATGASRVWLGVHWPSDVAGGWAVGLIWLLLVFFILPLWRPLLQRPVISRD; encoded by the coding sequence ATGCGGCGACTGCCAACTCCGGGCGTCGCGCTCAGTTTTGCGCTCAGTCTGGCGTTGCTGGTCGCGGCCATCGGCTTCCTCCAGCCCACCGGCCTGTTCGCGTCTATCGATGAGCGGCTGATGGGGCTGGCGGGCAAGCTGCACGGCGTGCGCGGTGCGGGGCTTGTGACGCATGGCGCGGTGGCGCTCGACCGGCTGGGCGCGGTCGGCGGTCGCACGTTGATCGTGCTGGCGGTGGGGCTGGTCTTCATCAAGCTGGGGCATCCCGAACGCCTGATCCCGCTGCTGGTCGCGGGCGTGGGGACCGCGCTCGTCATCGGGGTGGTGAAGCTCGGCTTCAATGCGCCGCGCCCGATGATGCTCTCCCCCGATATGCTCCCCAGCCTCGTCGAGACTGTGGGCACCAGCTTTCCCAGCGGGCACGCCGCCGGCGCCATGGCGCTCTATGGCGCCATCGCGCTGCTGGCGCGGAGCCGGGTGGTGACAGGGATCTGCGCGGCGATGATTCTCGCCACGGGGGCCAGCCGGGTGTGGCTCGGCGTGCATTGGCCCAGCGATGTGGCGGGCGGTTGGGCGGTCGGCCTGATCTGGCTGCTGCTCGTGTTTTTCATCCTGCCCTTATGGCGTCCGCTTCTGCAGCGGCCGGTCATCTCGCGCGACTGA
- the lpdA gene encoding dihydrolipoyl dehydrogenase — MSESYDVIVLGSGPGGYVAAIRASQLGLKTAIVERELLGGICLNWGCIPTKALLRSAEIFHYMSHAKDYGLAAEKISADIEAVVKRSRGVAKQLNAGVTHLMKKNKVAVHIGTGTITGKGKLSVTDKDGKKTDLAAKHIIVATGARARDLPFAPADGKRIWTYRTAMTPPEMPGKLLVIGSGAIGIEFASFYNDMGADVTVVEMMDRIVPVEDKDVSAFLEKQLVKRGMKIVTGASLESLKASDKGVTAAIKGRDGKSETSEFSHCIVAIGIVPNTENIGLEALGVTLERGHIKTDGLCRTGVDGIWAIGDVTAPPWLAHKASHEGVTAAEAIAQALGNKDVHPHEMDPLNIPGCTYCQPQVASVGLTEAKAKDAGYTVKVGTFPFIGNGKAIALGEAEGFVKTVFDAKTGELLGAHMVGAEVTEMIQGYTIGKTAELVEQDFMQTVFPHPTISESMHESVLAAYGRALHI; from the coding sequence GTGTCTGAATCCTATGACGTCATCGTTCTCGGTTCCGGCCCCGGCGGCTATGTCGCGGCGATCCGCGCGAGCCAGCTTGGCCTCAAGACGGCCATTGTGGAGCGCGAGCTGCTCGGCGGTATCTGCCTTAACTGGGGCTGCATCCCGACCAAGGCGCTGCTGCGCTCGGCCGAGATCTTCCATTATATGAGCCACGCCAAGGATTATGGCCTGGCCGCCGAGAAGATCAGCGCGGACATTGAGGCGGTGGTGAAGCGCTCGCGCGGTGTCGCCAAGCAGCTCAATGCCGGCGTCACGCACCTGATGAAGAAGAACAAGGTCGCCGTGCACATCGGCACGGGTACGATCACCGGCAAAGGCAAGCTCTCGGTCACCGACAAGGACGGCAAGAAGACCGATCTGGCGGCCAAGCACATCATCGTGGCGACCGGCGCGCGGGCACGCGACCTGCCGTTCGCGCCGGCGGACGGCAAGCGCATCTGGACCTATCGCACCGCGATGACCCCGCCGGAAATGCCGGGCAAGCTGCTGGTCATCGGCTCGGGCGCCATCGGCATCGAGTTCGCGAGCTTCTATAACGACATGGGCGCTGACGTGACCGTGGTCGAGATGATGGATCGCATCGTACCCGTCGAGGACAAGGACGTTTCGGCGTTCCTTGAAAAGCAGCTGGTGAAGCGTGGCATGAAGATCGTCACCGGCGCCTCGCTGGAGAGCCTCAAGGCCAGCGACAAGGGCGTTACCGCCGCCATCAAGGGCAGGGATGGCAAGAGCGAGACCAGCGAGTTCAGCCATTGCATCGTCGCCATCGGCATCGTCCCGAACACCGAGAATATCGGGCTAGAGGCGCTGGGCGTCACGCTGGAGCGCGGCCATATCAAGACCGATGGCCTGTGCCGCACCGGCGTCGATGGCATCTGGGCGATCGGCGATGTCACCGCGCCGCCATGGCTGGCGCACAAGGCCAGCCATGAGGGCGTGACCGCCGCCGAGGCGATTGCGCAGGCGCTGGGCAACAAGGATGTCCACCCGCATGAGATGGACCCGCTCAACATTCCGGGCTGCACCTATTGCCAGCCGCAGGTCGCCTCGGTGGGCCTGACCGAGGCGAAGGCGAAGGATGCGGGCTACACCGTGAAGGTCGGCACCTTCCCGTTCATCGGCAATGGCAAGGCGATCGCGCTCGGCGAGGCGGAAGGCTTCGTGAAGACGGTGTTCGACGCCAAGACCGGTGAGCTGCTCGGCGCGCATATGGTCGGCGCTGAGGTGACCGAGATGATCCAGGGTTACACCATCGGCAAGACGGCCGAGCTGGTGGAGCAGGACTTCATGCAGACGGTCTTCCCGCACCCGACCATCAGCGAATCCATGCACGAGAGCGTGCTGGCCGCTTATGGGCGGGCGCTCCACATCTGA
- a CDS encoding acyl-CoA thioesterase, translated as MAADEDVLPEGAPATRITAMPADANPYGDIFGGWLMGQMDMAAALVASRHSKGRAVTIAVEGMQFHRPVLVGDEVSVFATLVKVGSTSMTIEVEAWRRARHSEETYKVTQARFIFVAIDEVRRPRRVPPLANAQ; from the coding sequence ATGGCCGCTGACGAGGATGTCCTGCCGGAAGGTGCGCCCGCGACGCGGATCACCGCGATGCCGGCGGATGCCAATCCCTATGGGGACATTTTCGGTGGCTGGCTGATGGGCCAGATGGATATGGCGGCGGCGCTTGTCGCCTCGCGGCACAGCAAGGGCCGGGCTGTCACCATCGCCGTGGAAGGCATGCAGTTCCACCGCCCGGTGCTGGTGGGGGACGAGGTCTCCGTCTTCGCGACGCTCGTGAAGGTGGGCAGCACGTCGATGACCATTGAGGTCGAGGCCTGGCGCCGCGCGCGGCACAGCGAGGAAACCTACAAGGTCACGCAGGCCCGGTTCATCTTCGTCGCCATCGACGAAGTGCGCCGCCCCCGCAGGGTGCCGCCCCTGGCGAACGCGCAATGA
- a CDS encoding pyruvate dehydrogenase complex dihydrolipoamide acetyltransferase, with translation MAINIQMPALSPTMEEGTLSKWLVKEGDTVSSGDLLAEIETDKATMEFEAVDEGVVGKILVAEGTDNVKVGTVIAVLVEEGEDVPSGDAPAAAKPAPKADAAPEKKPEAASAPKPEPEVAKSTAAPAAASSGDRVKASPLARRIATNSGIDLAAVSGTGPNGRIVKADLEGVKPGSTAPKPAASPSAAPAASAPAAPAPVAATAQDFGIPHEVEKLSNMRKTIARRLTESKQQVPHIYLTVDVRLDALLKLRGDLNKALESQGVKLSVNDLLIKALAKALIAVPKCNVQFAGDQLLKFSRADISVAVSIEGGLITPIITDAGAKSVSAISTAMKDLATRAKEGKLKPEEFTGGTASLSNMGMMGIKQFEAVINPPQAMIMAIGAGEKRPYVIDDALGIATVMSATGSFDHRAIDGADGAELMKVFKELVEAPLGLVA, from the coding sequence ATGGCGATCAATATCCAGATGCCCGCCCTCTCGCCGACCATGGAGGAAGGCACGCTTTCGAAATGGCTCGTGAAGGAAGGCGACACCGTCTCGTCCGGCGATCTGCTCGCCGAAATCGAGACCGACAAGGCCACCATGGAATTTGAAGCCGTGGACGAAGGGGTCGTCGGCAAGATCCTCGTCGCCGAAGGGACCGACAATGTGAAGGTTGGCACCGTCATCGCGGTGCTGGTCGAGGAAGGCGAGGACGTGCCGAGCGGTGATGCTCCGGCTGCCGCCAAGCCCGCGCCCAAGGCCGATGCCGCTCCGGAGAAGAAGCCGGAAGCCGCCAGCGCCCCCAAGCCGGAGCCGGAAGTCGCGAAATCGACCGCTGCGCCGGCCGCTGCCTCCTCTGGAGATCGCGTCAAGGCGAGCCCGCTTGCCCGCCGCATCGCCACGAACAGCGGCATCGATCTGGCTGCGGTTTCCGGTACTGGTCCCAATGGCCGCATCGTGAAGGCAGATCTGGAGGGGGTGAAGCCCGGCAGCACCGCGCCCAAGCCCGCCGCGAGCCCGTCCGCGGCGCCCGCAGCGTCGGCTCCGGCCGCGCCTGCCCCGGTGGCCGCGACCGCGCAGGATTTCGGCATTCCGCACGAGGTCGAGAAGCTCTCGAACATGCGCAAGACCATTGCGCGCCGCCTCACCGAATCGAAGCAGCAGGTGCCGCACATCTACCTCACCGTGGATGTGCGCCTCGATGCGCTGCTCAAGCTGCGTGGCGATCTCAACAAGGCGCTCGAATCGCAGGGCGTGAAGCTCTCCGTCAACGATCTGCTCATCAAGGCGCTGGCCAAGGCGCTGATCGCCGTACCCAAGTGCAATGTGCAGTTCGCCGGCGACCAGCTGCTCAAGTTCAGCCGGGCCGATATCTCGGTGGCGGTGTCCATCGAGGGCGGACTGATCACGCCGATCATCACCGATGCCGGCGCCAAGTCCGTCTCCGCCATCTCGACCGCGATGAAGGACCTCGCCACCCGCGCCAAGGAAGGCAAGCTCAAGCCGGAAGAGTTCACCGGCGGCACGGCCAGCCTCTCCAACATGGGCATGATGGGCATCAAGCAGTTCGAGGCAGTGATCAATCCGCCGCAGGCGATGATCATGGCGATCGGCGCAGGCGAGAAGCGGCCTTATGTGATCGACGACGCGCTCGGCATCGCGACCGTCATGTCCGCCACCGGCAGCTTCGATCATCGCGCCATCGATGGCGCCGACGGTGCGGAGCTGATGAAGGTGTTCAAGGAACTGGTAGAGGCGCCGCTGGGTCTGGTGGCGTAA
- a CDS encoding universal stress protein has translation MRTYLVVVDESSEAESALLFAARRAAKTGGGVHMLALVPKTEFVQWGAVQATMEEEARARAEALAASAAGTLMAEAGIQPAITVKVGDPVASVKEMLASGETVAALVLGAAPKGAPGPLVAHFAGNDAGTLPCPVMIIPGSLSREDIERLS, from the coding sequence ATGCGGACTTATCTCGTCGTGGTGGACGAAAGCAGCGAGGCGGAATCGGCCCTGCTGTTCGCCGCGCGCCGCGCTGCCAAGACGGGCGGCGGCGTGCATATGCTGGCGCTCGTGCCCAAGACAGAATTCGTCCAATGGGGCGCCGTGCAGGCGACAATGGAGGAGGAAGCCCGCGCCCGCGCCGAGGCCCTCGCGGCCAGTGCCGCCGGCACGCTGATGGCGGAAGCGGGCATCCAGCCCGCGATTACGGTGAAGGTCGGCGATCCCGTGGCATCGGTGAAGGAGATGCTGGCCTCGGGCGAAACGGTCGCCGCGCTCGTGCTCGGGGCGGCGCCCAAGGGCGCGCCCGGCCCGCTGGTGGCGCACTTTGCCGGCAATGATGCCGGCACCCTGCCCTGCCCGGTGATGATCATCCCCGGATCGCTGAGCCGCGAGGATATCGAGCGGCTGAGTTAG
- a CDS encoding superoxide dismutase: MAFTLPDLPYAKTAFGDDMSAETFDYHHGKHHNAYVTKANELVAADPALQGKSLVELIKSSKGGLFNQVGQIWNHSFFWQCLSPDTQEPSGKLADLINEGFGSTDALIEKLKAEAVGHFASGWAALILKDGKLEVTSYHDADCPVAHGDTPLFILDVWEHAYYIDYRNARPNFADTILKKHVNWAFVAENLDGNGAERANQPG, translated from the coding sequence ATGGCATTCACACTGCCCGACCTTCCCTATGCCAAGACCGCCTTTGGCGATGACATGTCGGCCGAGACCTTCGACTATCACCACGGCAAGCACCACAATGCCTATGTGACGAAGGCCAATGAGCTGGTCGCCGCCGATCCGGCCCTGCAGGGCAAGTCGCTGGTGGAGCTGATCAAGTCCTCCAAGGGCGGTCTGTTCAACCAGGTCGGCCAGATCTGGAACCACAGCTTCTTCTGGCAGTGCCTCTCGCCGGACACGCAGGAGCCGAGCGGCAAGCTGGCCGATCTCATCAACGAAGGCTTCGGCTCGACCGACGCGCTGATCGAGAAGCTGAAGGCCGAGGCCGTCGGCCACTTCGCCAGCGGCTGGGCCGCGCTGATCCTCAAGGACGGCAAGCTGGAAGTGACCAGCTACCACGACGCCGACTGCCCAGTGGCGCATGGCGATACGCCGCTGTTCATCCTCGATGTGTGGGAGCACGCCTATTACATCGATTATCGCAACGCGCGCCCCAACTTCGCAGACACGATCCTCAAGAAGCACGTCAACTGGGCATTCGTCGCGGAGAATCTGGACGGCAATGGCGCCGAACGGGCCAACCAGCCGGGCTGA
- a CDS encoding urate hydroxylase PuuD, translated as MTKLFGNLHLVLLIGVILTLAVIYGIGPNGESVSAALRWLHTFFGILWIGLLYYFNFVQIPTMPKVPAELKPGVSKFIAPSALFFFRWAAALTVLTGLLVAWRTGYLHEAFAFKAPYQLIGLGMWLAVIMAINVWFVIWPAQKKALGLVAADDATKASAATRAMIFSRTNTLLSIPMLYCMVNFNGG; from the coding sequence ATGACGAAACTGTTCGGCAATCTGCATCTCGTCCTGCTGATCGGGGTTATTCTGACCCTGGCTGTCATTTACGGCATTGGCCCGAATGGCGAATCCGTCTCCGCCGCCTTGCGCTGGCTGCACACCTTCTTCGGCATTTTGTGGATCGGCCTGCTCTATTACTTCAACTTCGTGCAGATCCCGACCATGCCCAAGGTCCCGGCAGAGCTGAAACCGGGCGTCTCCAAGTTCATCGCGCCCTCCGCGCTGTTTTTCTTCCGCTGGGCCGCGGCGCTGACCGTGCTGACCGGTCTGCTGGTGGCATGGCGCACCGGCTATCTGCACGAGGCGTTCGCGTTCAAGGCGCCCTATCAACTGATCGGTCTGGGCATGTGGCTCGCCGTGATCATGGCGATCAATGTGTGGTTCGTGATCTGGCCGGCGCAGAAGAAGGCGCTGGGGCTGGTGGCCGCCGACGATGCGACCAAGGCCAGCGCCGCCACCCGCGCGATGATCTTCAGCCGCACCAACACGTTGCTGTCGATCCCGATGCTCTACTGCATGGTCAACTTCAACGGCGGCTGA
- the pspF gene encoding phage shock protein operon transcriptional activator: MEKTTHFVGESLAFLDAVEQAGRAADLNRPVLVIGERGTGKELIAERIHRLSQRWDGPLIIMNCAALPETLIEAELFGHEAGAFTGATRARAGRFEEADGGTLFLDELGTLSMAAQERLLRAVEYGEVTRIGSSRPLTVDVRIVGATNEHLPDAVEAGRFRADLLDRLSFEVITLPPLRGREGDVDVLVEHFGRKMASECGWSSWPGFSKRMMTALNAYRWPGNVRELRNVVERAVYRWPDPDRPIDEIQLDPFASPWKPQPMPGKPAAASAAPAAGPSEDGAVEDGRLLIALDDVADFRGAVDAHEAAILRHALQRHRFNQRATAKAIGLSYDQLRHCLKKHALL, from the coding sequence ATGGAAAAGACGACGCATTTTGTCGGGGAATCCCTCGCCTTTCTGGATGCGGTCGAGCAGGCCGGCCGTGCGGCTGACCTCAACCGCCCGGTGCTGGTCATCGGCGAGCGGGGTACTGGCAAGGAGCTGATCGCCGAGCGCATCCATCGCCTTTCCCAGCGCTGGGATGGGCCGCTCATCATCATGAACTGCGCCGCCTTGCCCGAGACGTTGATCGAGGCCGAGCTGTTCGGTCATGAGGCCGGCGCCTTCACCGGCGCGACGCGGGCGCGGGCCGGTCGCTTCGAGGAGGCCGATGGCGGAACCCTGTTCCTCGATGAACTGGGCACGCTCTCCATGGCGGCGCAGGAGCGGCTGCTGCGCGCCGTGGAATATGGCGAGGTGACGCGCATCGGCAGTTCGCGGCCGCTTACCGTGGATGTGCGCATCGTCGGCGCGACCAACGAGCATCTGCCCGATGCCGTGGAAGCCGGGCGGTTCCGGGCCGACCTGCTGGACCGGCTCAGCTTCGAGGTGATTACCCTGCCGCCTCTGCGCGGCCGCGAGGGCGATGTCGACGTTCTGGTCGAGCATTTCGGGCGCAAGATGGCATCCGAATGCGGCTGGTCGTCCTGGCCGGGCTTTTCCAAGCGGATGATGACGGCGCTCAACGCCTATCGCTGGCCCGGCAATGTGCGCGAGCTGCGCAATGTCGTCGAGCGCGCCGTGTATCGCTGGCCCGACCCAGATCGGCCGATCGACGAGATCCAGCTCGATCCGTTCGCCTCGCCATGGAAGCCGCAGCCGATGCCGGGAAAACCCGCTGCCGCCAGCGCGGCGCCTGCCGCCGGTCCTTCCGAGGATGGCGCGGTCGAGGACGGGCGATTGCTGATCGCGCTGGACGATGTCGCCGACTTTCGCGGCGCTGTCGACGCGCATGAGGCCGCGATCCTGCGCCATGCGCTCCAGCGCCACCGCTTCAACCAGCGCGCCACGGCCAAGGCGATCGGGCTCTCCTACGACCAGTTGCGGCACTGCCTGAAGAAACACGCCCTGCTTTGA
- the pspA gene encoding phage shock protein PspA, with product MSIFSRTRDIIAANVTDLLDRAEDPAKMIRMIILEMEETLVEVRASAARTIADQKEMRRHIAKLDALQESWVEKAQLALSKDREDLAKAALVEKQKAGDMAEQLRGQIAMLDEALAASEEDIAKLQAKLREARVRQNSLVARMESAQTRRRAREMYNGERVQDAFSRFELLERRVDLAEGEADAMGLGGQPKTLEQEIAELQSADKVEAELAALKAAQARKD from the coding sequence ATGAGTATTTTCTCTCGCACCCGGGACATCATTGCCGCCAACGTGACCGATCTGCTGGATCGCGCCGAGGACCCGGCCAAGATGATCCGCATGATCATCCTCGAAATGGAGGAGACGCTGGTCGAGGTGCGTGCATCGGCAGCGCGGACCATCGCCGACCAGAAGGAGATGCGCCGCCACATCGCCAAGCTCGATGCCCTCCAGGAAAGCTGGGTCGAGAAGGCGCAGCTCGCCCTCTCCAAGGATCGCGAAGACCTTGCCAAGGCCGCTCTGGTCGAAAAGCAGAAGGCCGGCGACATGGCCGAGCAGCTGCGCGGGCAGATTGCCATGCTGGATGAGGCGCTGGCCGCATCCGAAGAAGACATCGCCAAGCTGCAGGCCAAGCTGCGCGAGGCGCGCGTCCGGCAGAACAGCCTCGTCGCCCGCATGGAGAGCGCACAGACGCGCCGACGCGCGCGCGAGATGTACAATGGCGAGCGCGTGCAGGATGCCTTCTCCCGCTTCGAACTGCTGGAGCGCCGGGTCGATCTGGCTGAAGGCGAGGCCGATGCCATGGGTCTGGGCGGTCAGCCCAAGACGCTGGAGCAGGAAATCGCCGAGCTTCAATCCGCCGACAAGGTGGAAGCCGAACTCGCGGCGCTCAAGGCCGCGCAAGCCAGGAAGGATTGA
- the pspB gene encoding envelope stress response membrane protein PspB, with the protein MEDVFLPIVICGMLFIGMPWLIFHYVTKWKQAPKITDEDERLLDEMHMLARRLEERLQTVERIIAADNPDFRPARPSASDDPYFDRRN; encoded by the coding sequence ATGGAGGACGTCTTTCTGCCCATCGTCATCTGCGGCATGCTGTTCATCGGCATGCCGTGGCTGATCTTCCACTATGTCACCAAGTGGAAGCAGGCGCCCAAGATCACCGATGAGGACGAACGGCTGCTCGATGAAATGCACATGCTCGCCCGTCGCCTGGAGGAGCGCCTCCAGACGGTCGAGCGGATCATCGCCGCCGACAATCCCGATTTCCGTCCAGCCCGCCCGAGCGCGAGCGACGATCCCTATTTCGACAGGAGGAACTGA
- the pspC gene encoding envelope stress response membrane protein PspC, with product MSARRTKFYLDKKNAKAMGVCAGIADYMGIDVLWVRIGAVLVTLAGGFPWTVIAYLLAAWMAEPKPTGLYADREDERFWQGVRTNPARSTRDVRSKFRDIDRRLSDIETFYTSRNTRLADEIDSLR from the coding sequence ATGTCCGCCCGCCGCACCAAATTCTACCTCGACAAGAAAAATGCCAAAGCCATGGGCGTCTGCGCTGGCATTGCCGACTATATGGGCATCGATGTGCTCTGGGTCCGCATTGGCGCCGTGCTCGTGACGCTGGCCGGCGGCTTCCCGTGGACGGTGATCGCCTATCTGCTCGCCGCATGGATGGCCGAGCCCAAGCCGACCGGCCTCTATGCCGACCGGGAAGACGAGCGCTTCTGGCAGGGCGTGCGTACCAATCCGGCGCGCTCCACCCGCGATGTGCGCAGCAAGTTCCGCGACATCGACCGGCGCCTGTCCGACATTGAGACCTTCTACACCAGCCGCAACACCCGGCTTGCCGACGAGATCGACAGCCTGCGCTGA
- a CDS encoding cell division protein ZapB, translating to MPLIVGASSLIGLLAIAGWVFNTWLRVRHGYPLENSWGKAVYPQKNEELSERIKLLSQENAQLRAELGAVKDRLANVERIVTDSALHLTNEIESLRTPSN from the coding sequence ATGCCGCTCATCGTCGGCGCCAGTTCACTGATCGGCCTGCTGGCCATCGCCGGATGGGTCTTCAACACATGGCTGCGCGTCCGGCACGGCTATCCGCTCGAGAACAGCTGGGGCAAGGCCGTCTATCCGCAGAAGAATGAGGAGCTCAGCGAGCGCATCAAGCTGCTTAGCCAAGAGAATGCGCAGCTGCGTGCCGAGCTTGGCGCGGTCAAGGATCGGCTGGCCAATGTGGAGCGCATCGTGACCGACAGCGCCCTTCATCTGACCAACGAGATCGAAAGCCTGCGCACCCCCTCCAACTGA
- a CDS encoding SufE family protein — MGGMTTLQTIQDDYELLEGDERYRLLIDLGRELELMPDALKTDATLVRGCSASVWVYPTRLDNGALHFLADSNAAITKGIIALVLLTVQDRMPAEVATFDIEQALAPFDLKRQLSSNRTQGLPNMIALIRETATRLQAEDAAG; from the coding sequence ATGGGCGGCATGACGACATTGCAGACCATCCAGGACGATTACGAACTGCTCGAAGGCGATGAGCGCTACCGGCTGCTGATTGATCTGGGCCGCGAACTGGAGCTGATGCCGGACGCGCTGAAGACGGACGCGACGCTCGTGCGGGGCTGCTCCGCCTCCGTCTGGGTCTACCCGACACGGCTGGACAATGGCGCGCTGCATTTCCTGGCGGACAGCAACGCTGCCATCACCAAGGGCATCATCGCCTTGGTCCTCCTCACCGTGCAGGACCGGATGCCGGCGGAGGTCGCGACGTTCGATATCGAACAGGCGCTGGCACCCTTCGACCTCAAGCGCCAGCTCTCGTCCAACCGCACCCAAGGGCTGCCGAACATGATCGCGCTGATCCGGGAAACGGCGACTCGCCTGCAGGCGGAGGATGCTGCGGGTTGA
- a CDS encoding flavin reductase family protein: MIDPKHFRDVLGSYPTGVCVITSNNADGQRWGLAVGTFSSISLDPPLVGFLPDKRSGSWANIATTGRFCVNVLGNAQLETCRRFASRHDDKFEGMAHGTSPGGLPILDGALAWIECAIEKVVELGDHLLVVGAVQAMERAPEGSPLIFYRGGYHRLIDLEDATA, encoded by the coding sequence TTGATTGATCCCAAGCATTTCCGCGACGTTCTCGGCAGTTATCCCACCGGCGTATGCGTCATCACCTCAAATAATGCGGACGGTCAGCGCTGGGGTCTGGCGGTCGGCACTTTTTCTTCGATCTCGCTAGACCCGCCGCTGGTCGGCTTCCTGCCCGACAAGCGCTCGGGCAGCTGGGCCAATATCGCCACCACCGGCCGCTTCTGCGTGAATGTGCTGGGCAATGCCCAGTTGGAGACCTGCCGGCGATTCGCCTCGCGGCATGATGACAAGTTCGAGGGCATGGCCCATGGCACCAGCCCCGGCGGCCTGCCGATTCTCGATGGTGCGCTCGCATGGATCGAATGCGCGATCGAAAAGGTTGTCGAACTGGGCGACCATCTTCTCGTCGTCGGTGCGGTGCAGGCCATGGAGCGCGCGCCGGAGGGCTCGCCGCTGATCTTCTATCGCGGTGGCTATCACCGACTGATCGATCTGGAAGACGCCACCGCCTGA
- a CDS encoding vgr related protein produces the protein MAVPSQHIGAVDRPLSQPERALTERMFGDAIALDEVRIRNRKWWPFQPRAIVMAPRGHIHFHPQGRSYCDCFGAGDLSAQGLFIHEMTHVWQHQTGINLLLRRHPFCRYDYDFQPGKPFARYGIEQQAEIVRHVFLMRSGRQVPGKPSLPELEAILPFGRA, from the coding sequence ATGGCCGTCCCATCCCAGCACATTGGCGCCGTCGATCGGCCGCTGTCCCAGCCGGAGCGCGCGCTGACCGAGCGCATGTTCGGCGATGCGATTGCGCTCGATGAGGTGCGAATTCGCAACCGCAAATGGTGGCCCTTCCAGCCGCGTGCCATCGTCATGGCGCCGCGGGGGCATATTCATTTCCATCCGCAGGGGCGCAGCTATTGCGATTGCTTCGGCGCCGGCGATCTCTCGGCACAAGGGCTGTTCATTCACGAAATGACGCATGTCTGGCAGCACCAGACCGGCATCAACCTGCTGCTGCGACGGCACCCGTTCTGCCGCTATGATTACGATTTCCAGCCGGGCAAGCCGTTCGCGCGCTACGGGATCGAGCAGCAGGCGGAGATCGTCCGCCATGTCTTCCTGATGCGCAGCGGGCGGCAGGTGCCGGGCAAGCCGTCTTTGCCGGAGCTGGAGGCGATCCTGCCGTTCGGCCGGGCGTGA
- a CDS encoding exodeoxyribonuclease III, with amino-acid sequence MSTKQTLKIASWNINSVRARLEIVERFLTEYQPDVLCMQETKVVDGSFPEGLFRRLGYNHQVLHGQPMHHGVAIVSRIPVREDERLDWQANGEARHIGVRLENGLRIENVYVPAGGEEPDRTINRKFGQKLDFLQRMIDWSGKLGGSTLLLGDFNVAPLECDVWSHKQLINVVSHTQIERDLLGHLQSSHNWIDLGRRFVPAPERLYTWWSYRAQDWAKSDRGRRLDHMWLSPDLAETAVSHQVAEDCRSWTRPSDHAPLITEFAF; translated from the coding sequence ATGTCGACCAAGCAGACTCTCAAGATCGCCTCCTGGAATATCAACAGCGTCCGCGCCCGCCTCGAAATCGTCGAGCGCTTCCTCACCGAGTATCAGCCCGACGTTCTGTGCATGCAGGAGACGAAGGTCGTGGACGGCTCCTTTCCGGAGGGCCTGTTCCGCCGGCTCGGCTATAATCATCAGGTGCTGCACGGCCAGCCGATGCACCATGGCGTGGCCATCGTCAGCCGCATTCCGGTGCGTGAGGACGAGCGACTCGATTGGCAAGCCAATGGCGAGGCGCGCCACATCGGCGTGCGGCTGGAAAACGGGCTGCGCATCGAGAATGTCTACGTGCCCGCCGGCGGCGAAGAGCCGGACCGCACGATCAACCGCAAGTTCGGCCAGAAGCTCGATTTTCTGCAGCGTATGATCGATTGGTCCGGCAAGCTCGGCGGATCGACCCTGCTGCTCGGCGACTTCAACGTCGCGCCGCTGGAGTGCGATGTGTGGAGCCACAAGCAGCTCATCAACGTCGTCAGCCACACCCAGATCGAGCGCGACCTGCTCGGCCATCTCCAAAGCTCGCACAACTGGATCGACCTTGGCCGGCGCTTCGTGCCCGCGCCCGAGCGGCTCTACACCTGGTGGAGCTACCGCGCGCAGGATTGGGCGAAGTCTGATCGCGGCCGTCGGCTCGACCATATGTGGCTGAGCCCCGACCTCGCGGAGACGGCGGTCTCGCATCAAGTCGCCGAGGATTGCCGCAGCTGGACGCGCCCCTCGGACCACGCTCCGCTGATTACGGAATTCGCCTTCTGA